GGCGAACAGCATCGACATCTGGATGAGATAGAGCAGTTCGGGAAAGTCCGGGCTGTTCGAGCCAAAGCCGAAGCCCGCGGCGCCGGCGACGATGATCGCGGGCGTCACGTTCGAGACGAACATCGCCAGCACATGCTGAATCCCGAGCGGGATCGCCTTGTGCAGCACGGGGGTGAAATCCGGATCGCGCAATTGCTCCGGTGTTCCGAGACTGTGGTCGGTCATGTCTTAGTCAGATCCCTGTTGGGGCGCGGGGCCGGTCTTGCTGCCGACATCCTCACGCGGTGGCGTGAATGAGGTAGGGTTCGTCGAACCAGTGCTCCTCGAGGTTGGGCCCCTCGCCGATCCGGTCGATCACGGCGAAAAGTCCCGGCGCGTGCAGCGGGGTCAGCACCCCGTGCCACGTGCCGCGGTGGAAATTGATCCCCTGACCGGGGCGGGTCAGGAAGGCGCGGGGCGCGCCGGGGCGGCCGCCTGCGTCCGGGGCGACCACCACGAGGAAAGGATCAAAGCTCATCGGCACGAAGGCCTGACTGCCCTGAGGATGCCGCTCGACCATCTCGAGCCGCAGCGGCAGTTGGCGCGGCTCGGCCTTGAACAGGCTGATCCCGGCGCGGCCCCCGGTGATGTCGAGCGTGGCGCGGTCGTGGAACCGCCCGCAAAGCCCCTGATTGATGATCTTGTCGGGCGTGCCGTCCGCCTCCAGCACCTCGCCAAACGGGGCGAAGGCTGCGGCAGTCAGCGGCGCGGCGTCGATCCGGCTCATGCGCCGAGCTTGTCGATCAGCCGCAGTTCGGCGATCCGTTCGACCTGACAGCAGGCCTCGGCGAACTCGGTGGCGCGGTCGTTCTCGATGCGGCGGCGGAAGGCCTGCATGATCGACGCCTTGTCGTTGTCGCGCACCGCGATGATGAAGGGAAAGCCGAATTTCGCGGTGTAAGCCTCATTGAGCTCGGTGAAGGCAGCGCGCTCGTCGTCGGTGAGCGCGTCGAGCCCGGCGCCTGCCTGCTCCGAGGTCGACTCCGCCGTCAGGCGCTTGGCCTGCGCCAGTTTTCCCGCAAGGTCGGGGTGCGCGGTCAGCACCGCCAGCCGCTTCTCGTCAGGGGCGTCGCGGAACACCCGCGCCAGCACCGAATGCACGCCCAGCGCGCTGTCATGCGTCGGGCCAAGCTGCAGCGCATGGGCGCCCTCGGCGATCCACGGGCTGTGCTCGAAGACACCGCCGAAAGCCTCGGTGAAGCTGGCCCGGTCCATCTCGGAGGGACGCGGGCCCGCCTTCGCAGGATGCTGCGCCGCCCAATGATCGGCGATCTGCTCGCGCGTGGCGAACCAGACCCCGTCGTGCGAGGCCATATACGCCAGCACCCGCTTCAGCGCCGCGACACGGCCCGGGCGACCGACCAGACGGCAGTGCAGCCCGATCGACAGCATCTTCGGCGCGCCCTCCTGCCCTTCCTCATAGAGCGTGTCGAAACTGTCGCGCAGGTAGCTTTCGAACTGGTCGCCAGAGTTGAACCCCTGCGGCGAGGCAAACCGCATGTCATTGGCATCCAGCGTATAGGGCACGATCAGCTGATCCTTGCCCGCGACCCGGCTCCAATAGGGCAGATCATCGGCGTAGCTGTCGGCGATATAAGCGAAATCGCCCTCTTCGGCGGCGAGCCGGACCGTGTTCATAGAGCAGCGCCCGGTGTACCAGCCGCGCGGCGGCGCGCCGGTCACCAGCGTGTGCAGGCGGATCGCCTCACGGATCTGCGCGCGCTCTTCTTCCTCGGGCATATCCTTGTGCTCGACCCATTTGAGCCCATGCGAAGCGATCTCCCAACCGGCGCGCTTCATCGCGGCAACCTGCTCGGGCGCGCGGGCAAGCGCGGTGGCGACGCCATAGACGGTGACGGGGATATCCTTCAGCAGCCGATGCAGCCGCCAGAACCCGGCGCGGGCGCCGTATTCATAGATCGACTCCATGTTCCAATGGCGCTGGCCGGGCCATTGCGCGGCACCGACGATCTCTGAAAG
This portion of the Salipiger sp. CCB-MM3 genome encodes:
- a CDS encoding ureidoglycolate lyase gives rise to the protein MSRIDAAPLTAAAFAPFGEVLEADGTPDKIINQGLCGRFHDRATLDITGGRAGISLFKAEPRQLPLRLEMVERHPQGSQAFVPMSFDPFLVVVAPDAGGRPGAPRAFLTRPGQGINFHRGTWHGVLTPLHAPGLFAVIDRIGEGPNLEEHWFDEPYLIHATA
- the puuE gene encoding allantoinase PuuE — translated: MTLLSPLPATRYPRDLTGYGETPPDARWPNGAKIAVQIVVNYEEGGENNVLHGDAASEAFLSEIVGAAQWPGQRHWNMESIYEYGARAGFWRLHRLLKDIPVTVYGVATALARAPEQVAAMKRAGWEIASHGLKWVEHKDMPEEEERAQIREAIRLHTLVTGAPPRGWYTGRCSMNTVRLAAEEGDFAYIADSYADDLPYWSRVAGKDQLIVPYTLDANDMRFASPQGFNSGDQFESYLRDSFDTLYEEGQEGAPKMLSIGLHCRLVGRPGRVAALKRVLAYMASHDGVWFATREQIADHWAAQHPAKAGPRPSEMDRASFTEAFGGVFEHSPWIAEGAHALQLGPTHDSALGVHSVLARVFRDAPDEKRLAVLTAHPDLAGKLAQAKRLTAESTSEQAGAGLDALTDDERAAFTELNEAYTAKFGFPFIIAVRDNDKASIMQAFRRRIENDRATEFAEACCQVERIAELRLIDKLGA